AAATGGATTTGAGCTCTAAATCCTACAAATGGAAGTATGATGTATTCTTGAGCTTTAGAGGGGATGATACACGTAGGAGTTTCACAAGCCATCTTTATCATTCTCTTTGCCAAAAGGGTGTCAATACTTTCATAGACTACAAGGATCTCATAAAGGGAGAGCAGATAACACCTTCACTTCTTAGGGCTATTGAAGCCTCAAGGATCTCAGTCGTTGTATTATCTGAAAACTATGCATCTTCCACTTCTTGCTTGGATGAACTCCTTAAGATCATTGAGTGCAAGGACACTAAGGGTCAGCTGGTTTTGCCGGTCTTTTATGGTGTGAATCCATCTCAAGTAAGAGAACAGAAGGGAAGTTTTGCAGAAGATTTGGCCAAACATGAAGACAAGTTCAGGGATGATGTCAACAAAGTAAAAAGGTGGAGGGCAGCACTATGTGAGGCTTCTACTTTGTCTGGGTGGCACATGGGTGACGGGTATGTAGCCAATAAAAGAAGCCAAGAGGTTCATTCCTCTGGTCttcctttctctttgtttatttattttctataatcTATATTTTTGTGTTATCTAGGATTTACTGGTCAGTATATATATTAGGTGAAATTAGgagatcaagaaaaaaaaaaagggtcatCTGAAGGGAATGAGATGACCCATTTTTTCAAAGATCATTCTTGATCCCCTAATTTCACCTAATATATATAGTGACGAGATGACccattttttccttaaaaaaaatgagaatagtCATTTAGCTACGTGCAAATGCATTTGAACAAGGATTGGGGACAGTAATACCAACAAATGAACCATAGAGAAGACTTTTCTGTTTGCCTGTGTTGATTCCGGAAGGAATAGTAAACTGATGCATAACTAGGAACTTTTATTCATATTAGTTACTTGTTATAGGGTTTATTATCAAGTATTCAAGTATCTAGTAAATTGTCACAAACTCAGATTAGATAGTAAGACTTCTTTCACTTTTTGAGTGGCAGGCAAGAATCAAAATTTGTCCAGAGAATTGTTGAGGAGATATTGAGTAAGTTGAACCGCACACCTTTCAATGTTGCTAAGCATCCTGTTGGATTGGATTCACCTATTGAAGATATTAAAACACTTTTAGATACTGGATCAGATGATGTACAGGCTATAGGAATTTATGGAATTGGAGGTATAGGGAAAACAACACTTGCTAAGGCTGTTTATAACCATATTGCTAACCAGTTTGAGGGTAGTGCTTTCATTGCAAATGTTAGAGAAATTTCAAGTCAAAGATCTGGGTTAGTTCAACTACAAGAAGCTCTTCTTTCTGAGAATTTGAACCACAGATATTGTAAAGTAGGAAACAAAGACAGAGGCATTAATATGATAAAGAATAGGCTTTGCAGCAAAAAAGTTCTCATAGTTGTTGATGATGCTGATTCGTTGGAGCAACTGGAATCATTGATTGGAGAATATAGTTGGTTTGGTTCTGGAAGTAGAATCATCATAACAACTAGAGATGAGCATTTGCTAGTTGCTCACAATGTGGAAACAATCTACAAGGTCAACGAATTAAATCATGGTCATGCTCTTGAACTTTTTAGTTGGTTTGCATTCAAAAATCCATGTCCTCCAACAAATTATGAGAAGCTTTCAtcccacatattaaactatGCCAAGGGACTGCCATTGGCACTAACAGTTTTGGGATCTCACTTTTGTGGTAGGGGAAAGGCTGAGTGGATAAGTGCATTAGCTAAACTGAAAAAAGCTCCAAATAAACAGATTTTTGAAATACTTAAAATCAGCTTTGATGGATTGGAAGAGAATGAAAAGGCCATTTTTCTTGATATTGCATGCTTCTTTAAGGGAGAGGACAGACAATATGTGAAAATGATATTAGATGGCTGTGACCTACATTCAGATAATGGTTTCGGAGTTCTAATGGAGAAGTCTCTAATTACTGTAGAAGTTAATAAGATTTGGGTGCATGATTTGCTACAGGAAATGGCTAAAGAAATTGTGCGTCTTGAATCCCCCAATGATCCTAGTAAACGTAGCAGATTATGGTTTCATGAGGATGTTCTTCATGTATTAAAACACAATAAGGTAAAAATTTATGATGATATCAGTTTTTCATTATAGTGCCTAACTAGTCTTGATGCTTATTGACTGTTGACAACACCTGCCACAGGGAAGTAACAACATTGAAGGCATAAGGCTAGATATACCAGAATCAGAGACAGACTACATAGAGGCCAAGGCCTTGTCAAGGATGAATAGACTCAGAATTCTTATTATCAACAATGTGCATGTTACAGATGATATCCAGTATCTACCTGATGAGCTAAGAATTCTTATTATCAACAATATGCATGTTACAGATGATATCCAGTATCTACCTGATACGCTAAGATTGATTAATTGGCCAAGATACCCTTCTTCAACTCTACCACCAAATTTCTATCCAAGGAGGCTTGTCTGTCTAAATATGAGTCATAGCCGCATCAAGCAGTTGTGGAAGGGAGTTAAGGTATGGAATTGATCTTtcattatattttgaatattcaGAAGCTGTTGTGATTTAACAATAtagctatttttttttctgtgaAAATGATTTATGTTTTCTGCAGATATTCAGAGACTTGAAACTTGTGTCTTTTAGCAGCTGTGAACACCTCAAAGAAATTCCAGACTTCTCAATGGTTCCAAACCTAGAAAGCCTAAGCCTAGACAACTGTAGAAGCTTAATTAAGGTGCATGTGTCTGTGGGAACTCTTGATAAGCTTGTTACTTTAAACCTTCTATTTTGCTCCAATCTCAAGACCTTTCCAAGTCGTTTCATGCTAAAATCACTCCGTACTCTCCTCCTCACTGGCTGCtcaaaactaaaaaagtttCCAGAGATTGTGGGGAACATGGAACATCTTGAAGAAATCCTTCTCCAAAGAACAGCAATAAAAGAACTACCTGAGTCGATTGAATATCTAAGCGGGCTGAAGTTCTTATTCTTAGAGTCTTGCCAGAGTCTTGAGCATCTCCCTAGTAGCCTTCAGAAGTTGCAAAACCTTACTACTCTTGATCTAAGTGGCTGCTCTAAGCTTCAAAAGATTCCGAAGCTACCCCCAAATACAAGATATATAGACTTGAGTAATTGTAGATCTTTGACAAGCTTTCCAACATTATCCAGCATATCAAATTTTATTGCAGAGGATTTTCCAAGGTTTTATCAAATTAGATTTGTTAACTGCCATAAACTgataaataaacaagtcctagAGCATATAACAAATCTCTTCGGTAGTAAGGTTGTTTCACAATGCCCACACTCTCTTTGTATGTTTGTGTGTTATTCCTGCAAAATATTTcagacataatttttttttgttttttgggcTTCAGGATATGATGCTTCCAGAATATATTTCTTGTGAATTTGTACTTCCAGGGAGCAAGATCCCAGATTGGTTCCAATACCAGAGTACTAATTATTCCATTTATCTTGAGGTGTCTTCAAGTTTATATGGTAAGCCCTTGGAGGTATTTTTTGGCGCAGTTTTTGAGTTGGATAAAGGTGTTACTACAACTGGCATGTTTACAGGTGAATTTGATCTTATTGTCAATGATACAAAGTTAAATATGTTTGCAACCCATTTTGAGGCACTGGACTCGAGTCATGTGTGGTTGGCTCGGTTGAAACTTGATCATTTTATGTGGCACCTTAAAAATATGCGTCAATGGAATCACTTTCAGATTTCATTTTCAATCTTTGAAACATCATCAAAGGAGAAGATAGGAGCAACCTTAAAGAGTTGTGGTTTCCATGTTTGGTCCAATCAAGAAG
The Arachis duranensis cultivar V14167 chromosome 5, aradu.V14167.gnm2.J7QH, whole genome shotgun sequence genome window above contains:
- the LOC107489828 gene encoding disease resistance protein RUN1-like, with product MDLSSKSYKWKYDVFLSFRGDDTRRSFTSHLYHSLCQKGVNTFIDYKDLIKGEQITPSLLRAIEASRISVVVLSENYASSTSCLDELLKIIECKDTKGQLVLPVFYGVNPSQVREQKGSFAEDLAKHEDKFRDDVNKVKRWRAALCEASTLSGWHMGDGQESKFVQRIVEEILSKLNRTPFNVAKHPVGLDSPIEDIKTLLDTGSDDVQAIGIYGIGGIGKTTLAKAVYNHIANQFEGSAFIANVREISSQRSGLVQLQEALLSENLNHRYCKVGNKDRGINMIKNRLCSKKVLIVVDDADSLEQLESLIGEYSWFGSGSRIIITTRDEHLLVAHNVETIYKVNELNHGHALELFSWFAFKNPCPPTNYEKLSSHILNYAKGLPLALTVLGSHFCGRGKAEWISALAKLKKAPNKQIFEILKISFDGLEENEKAIFLDIACFFKGEDRQYVKMILDGCDLHSDNGFGVLMEKSLITVEVNKIWVHDLLQEMAKEIVRLESPNDPSKRSRLWFHEDVLHVLKHNKGSNNIEGIRLDIPESETDYIEAKALSRMNRLRILIINNVHVTDDIQYLPDELRILIINNMHVTDDIQYLPDTLRLINWPRYPSSTLPPNFYPRRLVCLNMSHSRIKQLWKGVKIFRDLKLVSFSSCEHLKEIPDFSMVPNLESLSLDNCRSLIKVHVSVGTLDKLVTLNLLFCSNLKTFPSRFMLKSLRTLLLTGCSKLKKFPEIVGNMEHLEEILLQRTAIKELPESIEYLSGLKFLFLESCQSLEHLPSSLQKLQNLTTLDLSGCSKLQKIPKLPPNTRYIDLSNCRSLTSFPTLSSISNFIAEDFPRFYQIRFVNCHKLINKQVLEHITNLFGSKVVSQCPHSLCMFVCYSCKIFQT